The Herminiimonas arsenitoxidans genome window below encodes:
- the gshA gene encoding glutamate--cysteine ligase, with amino-acid sequence MSNLFTRRLALLADDAHRDLLNQGRRGIERETLRVDMQGNLAIGPHPRALGSALTNPQITTDYSESLLEFITSAEPDVATALDELDRIHRFANAKLDHELLWSQSMPCTLPEEEDIPIAWYGTSHIGMIKHVYRRGLALRYGKAMQCIAGLHYNYSLSEDLWRVIKKSEQSTLDDKSYQSESYISLIRNFQRYSWLLMYLFGASPALSTHFLRGRKHELQTLSDDTLYLPYATSLRMSDLGYQNNAQAGLMPPYNDLESYMRSLSRAVRQPYPAYEAIGTRRDGEWIQLNTNLLQIENEYYATIRPKRVINSGERPVEALCSRGVQYIEVRCMDIDPFEPLGISLETSRFLDAFLLFCALDESPFTGETCNRENTENFALTVKEGRRPGLLLQRGGSAIKLQDWGLELLDRIQATSDLLDAQRGDEQHTHALVTQREKLLHPDLTPSARVLVELQTTEKSFEQFGLRQSIAHAEYFRARPLNDEENQYFNSLAKASLAEQEDMERTQTGNFDDFVVAYSERTPRQLCD; translated from the coding sequence TTGAGCAATTTATTCACGCGCCGACTCGCGCTATTGGCAGACGACGCGCATCGCGATCTGCTGAATCAGGGCCGCCGCGGCATTGAACGGGAAACACTACGCGTCGATATGCAAGGTAATCTTGCCATCGGCCCGCACCCACGTGCACTCGGTTCTGCACTGACCAATCCGCAAATCACCACCGATTATTCTGAATCGCTGCTGGAATTCATCACTTCGGCTGAGCCTGATGTCGCCACTGCATTGGATGAACTGGATCGTATCCATCGTTTTGCCAATGCAAAGCTGGATCACGAGTTGTTGTGGAGCCAGTCCATGCCCTGCACCTTGCCGGAAGAGGAAGATATTCCGATTGCCTGGTACGGCACTTCGCATATCGGCATGATCAAGCACGTCTACCGACGCGGTTTGGCACTGCGCTACGGCAAAGCGATGCAATGTATCGCTGGCTTGCACTACAACTATTCGCTGTCCGAAGACTTGTGGCGCGTCATCAAGAAAAGCGAACAAAGTACGTTGGATGACAAGTCTTACCAATCCGAAAGCTATATCTCGCTGATCCGCAACTTCCAGCGCTATAGCTGGTTGCTGATGTATCTGTTCGGTGCCTCGCCTGCGCTTTCTACGCACTTCCTGCGTGGCCGCAAGCATGAGTTGCAAACTTTGTCAGACGACACGCTCTATCTGCCGTATGCCACCAGTTTGCGCATGAGCGATCTCGGCTACCAAAACAATGCACAAGCCGGCCTGATGCCGCCGTATAACGATCTGGAAAGTTATATGCGCAGCCTGTCGCGCGCAGTACGCCAACCGTACCCGGCGTATGAAGCCATCGGCACACGACGCGATGGTGAATGGATACAGCTCAACACCAATCTGCTGCAAATCGAAAACGAGTACTACGCGACGATACGGCCTAAGCGCGTCATCAATAGTGGCGAACGTCCGGTAGAAGCGCTCTGCTCACGCGGTGTGCAATACATCGAAGTGCGTTGCATGGACATCGATCCATTCGAACCGCTAGGCATCAGTCTGGAAACCTCGCGCTTCCTCGACGCCTTCCTGCTGTTCTGCGCACTGGATGAAAGTCCTTTCACAGGTGAAACCTGCAATCGCGAAAACACGGAGAACTTTGCCCTTACCGTCAAGGAAGGTCGTCGCCCAGGTTTGTTATTGCAACGCGGTGGATCTGCTATCAAATTGCAAGACTGGGGATTGGAATTACTCGATCGCATACAGGCCACCTCCGATTTGCTGGACGCTCAACGTGGAGACGAACAACATACGCATGCACTCGTTACACAAAGAGAGAAATTACTGCATCCGGATCTGACGCCATCAGCCCGTGTATTGGTTGAGCTGCAAACAACGGAAAAATCGTTTGAACAATTTGGCCTGCGTCAAAGCATTGCGCATGCAGAGTACTTCCGTGCACGCCCATTGAATGATGAAGAAAACCAGTATTTCAATTCGTTGGCAAAAGCATCCTTGGCTGAGCAGGAAGATATGGAACGCACGCAAACCGGCAATTTTGATGACTTCGTTGTCGCCTATAGCGAAAGAACACCACGCCAATTGTGTGATTGA
- a CDS encoding Crp/Fnr family transcriptional regulator, which yields MAQVLNARTAATGHPVINANTIAALNLGLPSEPKSANARLAAPKTLAGLHGHHPKHNGLLAALPAADYERLLPHLEFVEMPFGTTICSAGEQMQYVYFLTGSIVSLLYETADGASSETAVIGYEGVVGADVFMGGGASLHRAFVKSAGYGFRIKASILTQEFARGGALQQLLLRFTQALFTQMAHTVACNRHHTIVQQLCRWLLLSIDRLQSDQISMTQDLIANMLGVRRESVTEAARKLQDEGLIHYSRGHITVVDRVGLENHICECYAGIKKVYEGLLKTNN from the coding sequence ATGGCACAAGTATTAAACGCTCGCACTGCAGCTACAGGTCATCCCGTTATCAACGCGAACACAATTGCTGCGCTCAACCTTGGACTGCCGTCTGAGCCTAAGTCAGCTAACGCTCGTCTCGCGGCGCCAAAAACACTGGCCGGATTGCATGGCCATCATCCTAAGCACAATGGCTTGCTGGCAGCGCTGCCGGCGGCAGACTATGAACGCTTATTGCCGCATCTTGAATTTGTCGAAATGCCATTTGGCACGACGATTTGTAGTGCCGGTGAGCAAATGCAGTATGTCTATTTCTTGACCGGCAGCATTGTTTCTCTATTGTATGAAACCGCAGATGGCGCATCCTCAGAAACAGCCGTCATCGGCTACGAAGGCGTGGTTGGTGCGGATGTATTCATGGGTGGCGGCGCATCGCTGCACCGTGCTTTTGTCAAAAGTGCCGGTTACGGTTTTCGTATCAAGGCATCGATATTGACGCAAGAATTCGCCCGTGGTGGTGCGTTGCAGCAATTGCTTCTGCGCTTTACCCAGGCATTGTTTACGCAGATGGCACATACCGTTGCTTGCAACCGTCATCACACCATCGTGCAGCAATTGTGTCGCTGGTTATTGCTGAGTATTGATCGCCTGCAATCGGATCAGATCAGCATGACGCAAGATCTGATTGCGAATATGTTGGGTGTAAGACGCGAGAGTGTGACGGAAGCTGCGCGCAAATTGCAGGATGAAGGCTTGATTCATTACAGCCGTGGTCACATCACAGTGGTGGATCGCGTGGGTTTGGAAAACCACATCTGCGAGTGCTACGCCGGCATCAAGAAGGTCTATGAAGGTTTATTGAAAACGAATAACTAG
- a CDS encoding OmpA family protein, which produces MRKLMIGSLAAVLVLSGCANMSETERGTAQGAGIGAGVGALLGGITGGGKNVAGGAALGGIIGAVAGNVWSSKMENQKRAMEQATQGTGVQVSQTSDNRLKLEIPSDISFATGRSDINPNLRPILDRFATGLVDNPAATVTIIGHTDSTGSDAVNNPLSFDRASRTRDYLAGRGVAPQRIYVDGRGSREPIASNADAAGRARNRRVEIFVAEPQQQQQPQQQQPRY; this is translated from the coding sequence ATGCGCAAATTAATGATCGGCAGTCTTGCCGCAGTATTAGTTCTCTCCGGTTGTGCAAACATGTCTGAAACCGAGCGCGGTACTGCACAAGGCGCTGGTATAGGCGCAGGCGTAGGCGCGTTGTTGGGCGGTATTACAGGCGGCGGAAAAAATGTCGCAGGCGGCGCAGCGCTAGGCGGCATCATCGGCGCAGTCGCAGGCAATGTCTGGTCCAGCAAAATGGAAAACCAAAAGCGCGCAATGGAACAAGCGACACAAGGAACCGGCGTACAAGTCAGCCAAACTTCCGATAACCGCTTGAAGCTTGAAATCCCTAGCGATATCTCGTTTGCAACCGGCCGCTCCGATATCAATCCTAACCTTCGCCCTATTCTCGACCGTTTCGCAACAGGCTTGGTTGATAATCCTGCCGCAACCGTCACCATCATCGGTCACACAGACAGCACTGGTAGCGATGCAGTCAATAATCCACTGTCGTTTGATCGTGCATCACGCACACGCGATTATCTTGCCGGTCGTGGCGTCGCACCGCAACGCATTTATGTAGATGGTCGTGGCAGCCGTGAACCTATCGCCAGCAATGCTGACGCAGCAGGCCGCGCACGCAACCGCCGCGTTGAAATCTTTGTCGCAGAACCACAGCAACAACAGCAACCACAACAGCAGCAACCGCGCTACTAA
- a CDS encoding BON domain-containing protein, with amino-acid sequence MNKSKWLTALFTAILLTTVVGCASTAKQEGTGEYFDDSFITTKVKAAILNEPGLKVTEINVETFKGIVQLSGFVKSAADIPKATSVARSVKGVQSVKNNLIVK; translated from the coding sequence ATGAACAAATCAAAATGGCTTACCGCCCTGTTCACGGCCATCCTGCTGACCACCGTAGTCGGTTGTGCGTCCACAGCAAAACAAGAAGGTACAGGCGAATACTTTGATGACTCCTTCATCACTACCAAAGTCAAAGCAGCCATCCTGAACGAACCAGGCCTGAAAGTGACTGAGATCAACGTCGAAACATTCAAAGGCATAGTCCAACTGAGTGGCTTTGTAAAAAGTGCAGCAGATATTCCCAAAGCCACCAGCGTTGCGCGTAGCGTAAAAGGCGTGCAATCAGTTAAAAACAACTTGATTGTGAAGTAA